Proteins encoded together in one Sceloporus undulatus isolate JIND9_A2432 ecotype Alabama chromosome 4, SceUnd_v1.1, whole genome shotgun sequence window:
- the LOC121929858 gene encoding sphingomyelin phosphodiesterase 5-like gives MGLRESPYASRFLGGMNTVVRGILFPSYWLLNQLLALQRTTAEKQAQRNKRCPPYTLRALAKGLVILPAFLLSAPISFLAFLVWLPLQAGRRPFAYQHTSGQSPPEEWPLPEGQSRAFGFLSSNVCLLPEGLAKFSNLGQTQWRAKHIAQGLAQATRHSSLSCEPIPRNAFGIPDGQKYGAMGSSPPRTCRSPSGDDPSSVTIQIPLDDTLGEITCRFPAGADFVCLQEVFDLQAANSLRQRLGSCYEHILYDVGTYGLMGCSALKLFNSGLFLASRYPILAAQYNCYPNGKGEDAFAAKGLLCAQVHLGSSQGKRVVGYLNCTHMHAPDADAPVRYDQMTLAMLWAQQFQDTYAQLGDVVAFDIFCGDLNFDNCSSGDELEQSHEIFSIYTDPCRVGPRKDKPWAIGTLLDYMEIYDEAVSTPESMKRTLEQPEGRRKFLAGPVLANGKLDPSATGSEGRRLDYILYREHPGPLALKTAVEKVSFITQLATCSDHLPFGLRLHVTSIMAHPEV, from the exons ATGGGTCTGCGAGAGTCGCCCTACGCCAGTCGCTTCTTGGGGGGCATGAACACGGTGGTCCGAGGCATCTTATTCCCCAGCTATTGGCTGCTGAACCAGCTTCTGGCCCTGCAGCGCACCACGGCGGAGAAGCAGGCCCAGCGGAACAAGCGGTGCCCCCCTTACACCCTGCGGGCTCTGGCCAAGGGCTTGGTCATCCTGCCCGCCTTCCTACTCTCTGCTCCCATCTCCTTCCTGGCCTTCCTGGTCTGGCTGCCCCTCCAGGCTGGCCGCCGCCCCTTCGCCTACCAGCACACCTCAGGCCAATCTCCCCCGGAGGAATGGCCGCTCCCAGAGGGCCAAAGCCGGGCCTTTGGCTTCCTCAGCTCCAACGTCTGCCTGCTCCCCGAGGGCCTGGCTAAGTTCAGCAACCTGGGCCAGACCCAATGGCGGGCCAAGCATATCGCCCAAGGACTTGCCCAGGCAACACGACACAGCTCCCTCTCCTGTGAGCCGATCCCCAGGAATGCCTTTGGGATCCCCGATGGGCAGAAGTATGGGGCCATGGGGTCCAGCCCCCCACGTACCTGTCGGAGCCCCTCCGGGGATGACCCAAGCAGTGTGACCATTCAGATACCCCTGGATGACACACTGGGGGAGATCACCTGCCGGTTCCCCGCTGGGGCAGACTTTGTGTGCCTACAGGAGGTCTTTGACCTCCAGGCTGCCAACAGCCTGCGCCAGCGCCTGGGTTCCTGCTACGAACACATCCTCTACGATGTGGGCACCTACGGACTGATGGGCTGCTCTGCCTTGAAGCTATTCAACAGTGGGCTCTTCCTGGCCAGCCGCTACCCCATCCTGGCTGCCCAGTACAACTGCTACCCCAATGGCAAAGGGGAGGATGCCTTTGCTGCTAAGGGACTCCTCTGTGCACAG GTTCACCTTGGATCCTCCCAAGGGAAAAGGGTTGTGGGGTACCTGAATTGCACCCACATGCACGCTCCAGATG CCGATGCCCCCGTCCGGTATGACCAGATGACCCTCGCTATGCTCTGGGCCCAGCAATTCCAGGACACCTATGCTCAGCTGGGGGATGTGGTGGCCTTTGACATCTTCTGCGGGGACCTCAATTTCGACAACTGCTCTTCAG GTGATGAGCTGGAACAAAGCCATGAGATCTTCAGCATCTATACGGATCCTTGCCGTGTTGGGCCTCGGAAGGACAAGCCCTGGGCCATCG GGACCCTGCTGGACTACATGGAAATCTATGATGAGGCCGTGTCCACCCCAGAGAGTATGAAGAG GACTCTGGAGCAGCCGGAGGGTCGGAGGAAGTTCCTGGCCGGTCCAGTCCTGGCCAATGGGAAGCTGGACCCTTCGGCCACTGGGAGCGAAGGGCGGCGCCTGGACTACATCCTTTACCGGGAGCACCCCGGACCCCTGGCCTTGAAAACG gcTGTGGAGAAGGTATCCTTTATCACCCAACTGGCCACCTGCTCCGACCATTTGCCCTTTGGGCTGCGGCTCCATGTCACTTCCATCATGGCACATCCAGAAGTATGA